From Burkholderia savannae, a single genomic window includes:
- a CDS encoding aspartate aminotransferase family protein yields MSYRLNNESAWVAPAAPTAPASGAHAQQRRTSAEYRALDAAHHIHPFSDMGSLNRAGSRVIVKAEGVYLWDSDGNKIIDGMAGLWCVNVGYGREELIEAGSRQLRELPFYNTFFKTTHPPIIELSALLAQTAPPSFNRFFYCNSGSEGNDTVLRVAHQYWRTQNRPQKKFVISRKNGYHGSTIAGATLGGMGYMHEQMPSKVEHIVHIDQPYYFGEASEGQTPEAFGLERARQLEAKILELGADNVAAFIGEPFQGAGGVIFPPSTYWPEIERICRKYDVLLVADEVIGGFGRTGEWFAHRHFGFEPDLMTLAKGLTSGYVPMGAVALSDRIADALIAHGEFNHGMTYSGHPVAAAVAVANLTLLRDAKIVERVKTDTGPYFQKLLRETFSHHPIVGEISGAGLVAGLQLAREPGARKRFENGGEVGTICRDYCFNGNLIMRATGDRMLLSPPLVVSKTEIDEIVSKAKKAIDATAQQLGLS; encoded by the coding sequence ATGAGCTACCGACTGAACAACGAATCGGCGTGGGTCGCGCCCGCCGCGCCCACCGCGCCCGCATCCGGCGCACACGCGCAGCAGCGCCGCACGAGCGCCGAATATCGCGCGCTCGACGCGGCGCACCATATCCATCCGTTCTCGGACATGGGCTCGCTCAATCGCGCGGGCAGCCGCGTGATCGTGAAGGCCGAGGGCGTGTATCTGTGGGATTCCGACGGCAACAAGATCATCGACGGGATGGCCGGGCTCTGGTGCGTGAACGTCGGCTACGGGCGCGAGGAGCTGATCGAGGCCGGCAGCCGGCAGCTGCGCGAACTGCCGTTCTACAACACGTTCTTCAAGACCACGCACCCGCCGATCATCGAGCTGTCCGCGCTGCTCGCCCAGACCGCGCCGCCGTCGTTCAACCGCTTCTTCTATTGCAACAGCGGCTCCGAGGGCAACGATACGGTGCTGCGCGTCGCGCATCAGTACTGGCGCACGCAGAACCGCCCGCAGAAGAAGTTCGTGATCTCGCGCAAGAACGGCTATCACGGCTCGACGATCGCGGGCGCGACGCTCGGCGGCATGGGCTACATGCACGAGCAGATGCCGTCGAAGGTCGAGCACATCGTGCACATCGATCAGCCTTATTACTTCGGCGAAGCGAGCGAAGGGCAAACGCCGGAGGCGTTCGGGCTCGAGCGCGCGCGGCAGCTCGAGGCGAAGATTCTCGAGCTCGGCGCGGACAACGTCGCGGCGTTCATCGGCGAGCCGTTCCAGGGTGCGGGCGGCGTGATCTTCCCGCCGTCGACGTACTGGCCCGAGATCGAGCGAATCTGCCGCAAGTACGACGTGCTGCTCGTCGCCGACGAGGTGATCGGTGGATTCGGGCGCACCGGCGAATGGTTCGCGCATCGGCACTTCGGCTTCGAGCCGGATCTGATGACGCTCGCGAAGGGGCTGACGAGCGGCTACGTGCCGATGGGCGCGGTCGCGCTGTCGGACCGGATCGCCGACGCGCTGATCGCGCACGGCGAGTTCAATCACGGGATGACGTACTCCGGGCATCCGGTCGCGGCGGCGGTGGCGGTGGCGAACCTGACATTGCTGCGCGACGCGAAGATCGTCGAGCGCGTGAAGACCGATACGGGCCCCTACTTCCAGAAACTGCTGCGCGAGACGTTTTCGCATCATCCGATCGTCGGCGAGATCTCGGGCGCGGGGCTCGTCGCGGGCCTGCAGCTCGCGCGCGAGCCGGGCGCGCGCAAGCGCTTCGAGAACGGCGGCGAGGTCGGCACGATCTGCCGCGACTACTGCTTCAACGGCAACCTGATCATGCGCGCGACGGGCGACCGGATGCTGCTGTCGCCGCCGCTCGTGGTCTCGAAGACTGAGATCGACGAGATCGTATCGAAAGCGAAGAAGGCGATCGACGCGACCGCGCAGCAACTGGGCCTTTCCTAA
- a CDS encoding ABC transporter permease subunit — MIKPNKPLSAGVLTLGFLFLYIPIASLVVYSFNESKLVTVWSGFSLKWYAALLQDDELLTSAWLSLKIGLLTAFASVFIGTWAGFVLARFGRFRGFTLYTGMINAPLVIPEVIQGISLLLLFVALEQMLGWPKGRGMVTIWIGHVMLCVSYVAIIVQSRVKELNKSLEEAALDLGATPLKVFFVITLPLISQALLSGWLLSFTLSIDDLVLSAFLSGPGSTTLPLVVFSRVRLGLNPEMNALATLFITAVTIGVILVNQMMLSRERRRERDMRLAFAQPAPSDAAESDAPGSAPRAPQTAATRKSLGTA; from the coding sequence ATGATCAAGCCCAACAAGCCGCTTTCCGCCGGCGTGCTGACGCTCGGCTTCCTGTTCCTGTACATCCCGATCGCGAGCCTCGTCGTCTATTCGTTCAACGAATCGAAGCTCGTCACCGTCTGGTCCGGCTTCTCGCTGAAGTGGTACGCGGCGCTGTTGCAGGACGACGAGCTGCTGACGAGCGCGTGGCTGTCGCTGAAGATCGGCCTGTTGACCGCGTTCGCGTCGGTATTCATCGGCACGTGGGCGGGCTTCGTGCTCGCGCGCTTCGGACGCTTTCGCGGCTTCACGCTCTACACCGGGATGATCAACGCGCCGCTCGTGATTCCCGAGGTGATCCAGGGCATCTCGCTGCTGCTGCTGTTCGTCGCGCTCGAGCAGATGCTCGGCTGGCCGAAGGGCCGCGGAATGGTGACGATCTGGATCGGCCACGTGATGCTGTGTGTGTCGTACGTCGCGATCATCGTGCAGTCGCGGGTCAAGGAGCTGAACAAGTCGCTCGAAGAAGCGGCGCTCGATCTCGGCGCGACGCCGCTCAAGGTGTTCTTCGTGATCACGCTGCCGCTGATCTCGCAGGCGCTGCTGTCCGGCTGGCTGCTGTCGTTCACGCTGTCGATCGACGATCTCGTGCTGTCCGCGTTCCTGTCCGGCCCCGGCTCGACGACGCTGCCGCTCGTCGTGTTCTCGCGCGTGCGCCTCGGCCTCAATCCCGAAATGAACGCGCTGGCGACGCTCTTCATCACCGCCGTCACGATCGGCGTGATCCTCGTCAACCAGATGATGCTGAGCCGCGAGCGCCGGCGCGAGCGCGACATGCGTCTTGCGTTCGCGCAGCCCGCGCCGTCCGACGCCGCCGAATCCGACGCGCCCGGCAGCGCGCCGCGCGCACCGCAAACCGCCGCGACGAGAAAGTCGCTCGGCACAGCCTGA
- a CDS encoding glutamine synthetase family protein, whose translation MQDIDEFLKKHRITEIEAIIPDMAGIARGKIIPRSKFETGESMRLPQAVMIQTVTGDYPEDGSLTGVTDPDMVCLPDASTIRLIPWAIDPTAQVIHDCVHFDGTPVEISPRRVLRHVLDLYKAKGWKPVIAPELEFYLVDMNKDPDLPLAPPIGRTGRPETGRQSYSIEAVNEFDPLFEDIYEYCEVQDLEVDTLIHEVGAAQMEINFLHGDPLNLADRVFLFKRTVREAALRHHMYATFMAKPMENEPGSAMHVHQSIINEETGRNLFTAEDGSPTDMFYAYIAGLQKYTPALMPIFAPYINSYRRLSRFMAAPINVQWGYDNRTVGFRIPHSSSVSRRVENRIPGVDCNPYLAIAGTLAAGYLGMTQRLVPTEPLVSDGYSLPYQLPRNLEEGLTLMSACEPLAGILGEKFVKAYLALKETEYEAFFRVISSWERKHLLLHV comes from the coding sequence ATGCAAGACATCGACGAATTCCTGAAGAAACATCGAATCACCGAAATCGAGGCGATCATCCCGGACATGGCCGGCATCGCGCGCGGCAAGATCATTCCGCGCAGCAAGTTCGAAACCGGCGAATCGATGCGCCTGCCGCAGGCGGTGATGATCCAGACCGTCACCGGCGATTATCCCGAAGACGGCAGCCTGACGGGCGTCACCGATCCCGACATGGTGTGCCTGCCCGACGCATCGACGATCCGCCTGATTCCGTGGGCGATCGATCCGACCGCGCAGGTGATCCACGACTGCGTGCATTTCGACGGCACGCCCGTCGAGATCTCGCCGCGCCGCGTGCTGCGCCACGTGCTCGACCTTTACAAGGCGAAAGGCTGGAAGCCCGTGATCGCGCCCGAGCTCGAGTTCTATCTGGTCGACATGAACAAGGACCCGGACCTCCCGCTCGCACCGCCCATCGGTCGCACCGGCCGGCCGGAAACGGGCCGCCAGTCGTACTCGATCGAGGCAGTCAACGAGTTCGATCCGCTGTTCGAGGACATCTACGAGTACTGCGAAGTGCAGGATCTCGAAGTCGACACGCTGATTCACGAAGTCGGCGCAGCGCAGATGGAGATCAACTTCCTGCACGGCGATCCGCTGAATCTCGCCGACCGCGTGTTCCTGTTCAAGCGCACCGTGCGCGAGGCTGCACTGCGGCATCACATGTACGCGACGTTCATGGCGAAGCCGATGGAGAACGAGCCGGGCTCGGCGATGCACGTGCATCAGAGCATCATCAACGAGGAGACGGGGCGCAATCTCTTCACCGCCGAAGACGGCAGCCCGACCGACATGTTCTACGCGTATATCGCCGGGCTGCAGAAGTACACGCCCGCGCTGATGCCGATCTTCGCGCCGTACATCAACTCGTATCGCCGGCTGTCGCGCTTCATGGCCGCGCCGATCAACGTGCAGTGGGGCTACGACAACCGCACGGTCGGCTTCCGGATTCCGCATTCGTCGTCGGTGTCGCGCCGGGTCGAGAACCGCATTCCGGGCGTCGACTGCAATCCGTATCTCGCGATCGCGGGCACGCTCGCGGCGGGCTATCTCGGCATGACGCAGCGCCTCGTGCCGACCGAGCCGCTCGTCAGCGACGGCTACAGCCTGCCGTACCAGTTGCCGCGCAATCTCGAGGAGGGGCTCACGCTGATGAGCGCATGCGAGCCGCTCGCCGGCATCCTCGGCGAAAAGTTCGTGAAGGCCTACCTCGCGCTGAAGGAAACCGAATACGAAGCGTTCTTCCGCGTGATCAGCTCGTGGGAACGCAAGCATCTGCTGCTGCACGTCTGA
- a CDS encoding DUF3138 family protein has product MRKKLICLLVAGSLPGFAGAASTSAQIKALQAQLNALQAQVKELRSALASQNGAAGGGAAGKGAAAATAAAPVDESSPDYGRAPAALTNDDVTQMKQQIANQQLKVDSLTDAANTGPIAGLSVTGYIDPTYVFNRAASTSSFLFANHESNYNYFNSTFGDLYLDIKKTFGVGPMAPSAEITLMPNRGNGITLLQNSRGNIGNNILNTAVVNVPLSATTTLVAGLVPSFGGYEVQQSNQMLTLTHNLLYDFSDPGSYIGIGANYTKGNWAWKFLLGNEQYRTYGSVTQTGTNALGDPITTSNKVPTFTARVDYTWSSALDLGGSFNVGRQTLGSATTQSGAIVYGPGGQASSPYGAFFFAEADATYTLADIQYNAEIDYGQQQHAAFNGGRAQWYGLSLLAHRKFNVPVLGRMGATVRYDFLANSKNGGGGGGIALNGNGMDTADGFGIDADCLATSKANGGLGFECKGANRQDVALDLLFYPTQQITVKVEYRHDWANNKVFLRNDGSYSKSNDLLATQFIYSF; this is encoded by the coding sequence ATGAGAAAGAAGTTAATCTGTCTGCTCGTGGCCGGGTCGCTTCCCGGCTTCGCCGGCGCCGCATCGACGAGCGCGCAGATCAAGGCGCTGCAGGCGCAGCTGAACGCACTGCAGGCGCAGGTGAAGGAGCTGCGGTCCGCGCTCGCATCGCAAAACGGCGCTGCGGGCGGCGGCGCTGCGGGCAAGGGTGCGGCAGCCGCGACGGCCGCCGCGCCTGTCGACGAATCGTCGCCGGACTACGGCCGCGCACCCGCCGCGCTGACGAACGACGACGTCACGCAGATGAAGCAGCAGATCGCGAATCAGCAACTGAAGGTCGATTCGCTGACCGACGCGGCGAACACGGGGCCGATCGCGGGCCTGTCGGTGACGGGCTACATCGATCCGACCTACGTGTTCAACCGCGCGGCGAGCACGTCGTCGTTCCTGTTCGCGAACCACGAGAGCAACTACAACTACTTCAACAGCACGTTCGGCGATCTGTATCTCGACATCAAGAAGACGTTCGGCGTCGGCCCGATGGCGCCGTCGGCCGAGATCACGCTGATGCCGAACCGCGGCAACGGCATCACGCTCTTGCAGAACTCGCGCGGCAACATCGGCAACAACATCCTCAACACCGCGGTCGTCAACGTGCCGCTCAGCGCGACGACGACGCTCGTCGCGGGCCTCGTGCCGAGCTTCGGCGGCTACGAGGTGCAGCAGTCGAACCAGATGCTCACGCTCACGCACAACCTGCTGTACGACTTCTCCGATCCGGGCAGCTACATCGGCATCGGCGCGAACTACACGAAGGGCAACTGGGCGTGGAAGTTCCTGCTCGGCAACGAGCAGTACCGCACGTACGGCTCGGTCACGCAGACGGGCACGAACGCGCTCGGCGATCCGATCACGACGAGCAACAAGGTGCCGACGTTCACCGCGCGCGTCGACTACACGTGGTCGAGCGCGCTCGATCTCGGCGGCTCGTTCAACGTCGGGCGACAGACGCTCGGCAGCGCGACGACGCAGTCGGGCGCGATCGTCTACGGTCCGGGCGGCCAGGCGTCGAGCCCGTACGGCGCGTTCTTCTTCGCGGAAGCGGACGCCACCTATACGCTCGCCGACATTCAGTACAACGCGGAAATCGACTACGGCCAGCAACAGCACGCCGCGTTCAACGGCGGCCGCGCGCAGTGGTACGGGTTGTCGCTGCTCGCGCACCGCAAGTTCAACGTGCCGGTGCTCGGCCGGATGGGCGCGACGGTGCGCTACGACTTCCTCGCGAACAGCAAGAACGGCGGCGGCGGCGGCGGGATCGCGCTCAACGGCAACGGGATGGATACCGCGGACGGCTTCGGCATCGACGCGGACTGCCTCGCGACGTCGAAGGCGAACGGCGGCCTCGGATTCGAGTGCAAGGGCGCGAACCGGCAGGACGTCGCACTCGATCTGCTGTTCTATCCGACCCAGCAGATCACCGTGAAGGTCGAATACCGGCACGACTGGGCGAACAACAAGGTGTTCCTGCGCAACGACGGCTCGTACAGCAAGTCCAA
- a CDS encoding gamma-glutamyl-gamma-aminobutyrate hydrolase family protein: protein MQSKPLVGITADKTMMGAHPSHVAGEKYIAAIVEGALALAMIVPALGARQAARDVLAAVDGLLFTGSHSNVEPHRYGGHPSAPGTLHDPARDETTLPLVRAAIDTGVPVLAICRGFQEMNVVFGGTLHQQVHAVDGLDDHRENKQDALDAQYAPAHDIRLAPGGLLQRLCGGETNARVNSLHGQGIAQPGAGLAIEALAPDGLIEAISVPGARAFALGVQWHPEWKHADDPLSTAIFRAFGDACRARMLARMQHDADLPPAHAIGA, encoded by the coding sequence ATGCAAAGCAAACCATTGGTCGGAATCACCGCTGACAAAACGATGATGGGCGCGCATCCATCTCATGTCGCCGGCGAAAAATACATCGCGGCAATCGTCGAGGGCGCGCTCGCGCTCGCGATGATCGTGCCGGCGCTCGGCGCGCGGCAAGCGGCGCGCGACGTGCTCGCGGCCGTCGACGGGCTGCTGTTTACCGGCAGCCATTCGAACGTCGAGCCGCATCGCTACGGCGGGCATCCGAGCGCGCCCGGCACGCTGCACGATCCCGCGCGCGACGAGACGACGCTGCCACTCGTGCGCGCGGCGATCGACACAGGCGTACCGGTGCTCGCGATCTGCCGCGGCTTCCAGGAAATGAACGTCGTGTTCGGCGGCACGCTGCATCAGCAGGTGCATGCGGTCGACGGCCTCGACGATCACCGCGAAAATAAGCAGGACGCGCTCGACGCGCAGTACGCGCCCGCGCATGACATCCGGCTCGCGCCGGGCGGCTTGCTGCAGCGCCTCTGCGGCGGCGAGACGAACGCGCGCGTGAACTCGCTGCACGGGCAAGGCATCGCGCAGCCCGGCGCGGGTCTCGCGATCGAGGCGCTCGCGCCCGACGGCCTGATCGAAGCCATCTCCGTGCCGGGCGCACGCGCATTCGCGCTCGGCGTGCAGTGGCATCCGGAATGGAAGCACGCGGACGATCCGCTATCCACCGCGATCTTCCGCGCATTCGGCGACGCGTGCCGCGCCCGGATGCTCGCCCGCATGCAGCACGACGCCGACCTGCCGCCGGCGCACGCGATCGGCGCGTGA
- a CDS encoding ABC transporter permease subunit, producing the protein MRTSPFSSPSSSLAAASCAARSASPARALVTRIAARFKPSGRSVAIGVPFLWLTLFFALPFVLVLKISFADQVMGIPPYTALMSVKDGAVQFALQLGHYAFLLQDSLYVATYVSSLKMAAVSTLFCLLIGYPMAYYIARSAPATRNLLMMGVMLPFWTSFLIRVYAWIGILKDDGLLNHALIAIGLIHSPLRLYHTDAGVYIGMVYSYLPFMVMPLYAHLVKMDLTLLEAAYDLGAKPWVAFTQITLPLSKNGIIAGSLLVFIPAVGEYVIPELLGGADTLMIGRVMWDEFFNNMDWPMASAVTVAMVLLLLVPMAVFQYYQVKELGDAK; encoded by the coding sequence ATGAGAACCTCTCCCTTTTCCTCTCCCTCTTCCTCGCTCGCGGCGGCCTCCTGCGCCGCCCGAAGCGCGTCGCCCGCGCGCGCGCTCGTCACGCGCATCGCGGCGCGCTTCAAGCCGTCCGGCCGCAGCGTCGCGATCGGCGTGCCGTTCCTCTGGCTCACGCTGTTCTTCGCGCTGCCGTTCGTGCTCGTGCTGAAGATCAGCTTCGCCGATCAGGTGATGGGCATCCCGCCGTACACCGCGCTGATGAGCGTCAAGGACGGCGCGGTGCAGTTCGCGCTGCAGCTCGGCCATTACGCGTTCCTGCTGCAAGACAGCCTCTATGTCGCGACCTACGTCAGCTCGCTGAAGATGGCCGCGGTGTCCACGCTGTTCTGCCTGCTGATCGGCTATCCGATGGCGTACTACATCGCGCGCTCCGCGCCCGCGACGCGCAACCTGCTGATGATGGGCGTGATGCTGCCGTTCTGGACATCGTTCCTGATCCGCGTCTACGCATGGATCGGCATCCTGAAGGACGACGGCCTGCTGAACCACGCGCTGATCGCGATCGGCCTGATTCACTCGCCGCTGCGCCTCTATCACACCGATGCGGGCGTCTACATCGGGATGGTCTATTCGTACCTGCCGTTCATGGTGATGCCGCTCTACGCGCACCTCGTGAAGATGGACCTGACGCTGCTCGAGGCCGCATACGACCTCGGCGCGAAGCCCTGGGTCGCGTTCACGCAAATCACGCTGCCGCTGTCGAAGAACGGAATCATCGCGGGCAGCCTGCTCGTGTTCATTCCGGCCGTCGGCGAATACGTGATTCCGGAACTGCTCGGCGGCGCCGACACGCTGATGATCGGCCGAGTGATGTGGGACGAGTTCTTCAACAACATGGACTGGCCGATGGCCTCCGCGGTGACGGTCGCGATGGTGCTGCTGCTCCTCGTGCCGATGGCCGTGTTCCAGTACTACCAGGTGAAGGAACTGGGGGACGCGAAATGA
- a CDS encoding ABC transporter ATP-binding protein, whose protein sequence is MKSTPSIDTAQLARPPAGKPSGTNEFVRIENVVKKFGDSTAVDNVSLSIAKNELFALLGSSGCGKSTLLRMLAGLETATSGRIFVDGEDLATLPPYRRPVNMMFQSYALFPHMTVESNVAFGLKQEGTPKHEIRERVADALHLVQMSRYAQRKPHQLSGGQQQRVALARSLVKRPKLLLLDEPMSALDKKIRQKTQLELVNIIEKVDVTCVMVTHDQEEAMTMASRLAVMSEGRIVQIGTPSAVYEFPNSRFSAEFIGSTNLFEGVVVEDEPDHIFVESEDLEARMYVSHGVTGPLGMPVGISVRPERVRVSRERPSAPHNWARGVVTDVAYMGSYSLYHVRLPSGKTVVSNLSSSHLMQEGAPAYNDDVFVSWSPASGVVLTQ, encoded by the coding sequence ATGAAATCGACGCCTTCAATCGACACCGCGCAACTGGCGCGCCCCCCGGCCGGCAAACCGTCCGGAACGAACGAGTTCGTCCGCATCGAGAACGTCGTGAAGAAATTCGGAGACAGCACCGCCGTCGACAACGTCAGCCTGTCGATCGCGAAGAACGAGCTGTTCGCGCTGCTCGGCAGCTCCGGCTGCGGCAAGTCCACGCTGCTGCGGATGCTCGCCGGGCTGGAGACGGCGACGTCCGGGCGCATCTTCGTCGACGGCGAGGATCTCGCGACCCTGCCGCCGTATCGCCGCCCCGTGAACATGATGTTCCAGTCGTACGCGCTGTTTCCGCACATGACGGTCGAGTCGAACGTCGCGTTCGGCCTGAAGCAGGAAGGCACGCCCAAGCACGAGATCCGCGAGCGCGTCGCCGATGCGCTGCACCTCGTGCAGATGAGCCGTTACGCGCAGCGCAAGCCGCATCAGCTGTCGGGCGGCCAGCAGCAGCGCGTCGCGCTCGCGCGCTCGCTCGTCAAGCGCCCGAAGCTGCTGCTGCTCGACGAGCCGATGTCCGCGCTCGACAAGAAGATCCGCCAGAAGACGCAGCTCGAGCTCGTCAACATCATCGAGAAGGTCGACGTGACCTGCGTGATGGTCACGCACGATCAGGAAGAAGCGATGACGATGGCGAGCCGCCTCGCGGTGATGAGCGAAGGCCGGATCGTGCAGATCGGCACGCCGAGCGCGGTCTACGAATTCCCGAACAGCCGCTTCTCGGCCGAATTCATCGGCTCGACGAATCTGTTCGAGGGCGTCGTCGTCGAGGACGAGCCCGATCACATCTTCGTCGAGAGCGAGGACCTGGAGGCGCGGATGTACGTGAGCCACGGCGTCACGGGGCCGCTCGGCATGCCGGTCGGCATCTCGGTGCGGCCCGAGCGCGTGCGCGTGTCGCGCGAGCGACCGAGCGCGCCGCACAACTGGGCGCGCGGCGTCGTCACCGACGTCGCGTACATGGGCAGCTATTCGCTGTACCACGTGCGCCTGCCGAGCGGCAAGACCGTCGTGTCCAATCTTTCGAGCTCGCACCTGATGCAGGAAGGTGCGCCCGCCTACAACGACGACGTGTTCGTCTCCTGGTCGCCCGCAAGCGGCGTGGTGCTGACGCAATGA
- a CDS encoding polyamine ABC transporter substrate-binding protein: MSVSHLRHAVARAAFVALAGASALSVPAAQAAGVELNVYNWSDYIAKDTIPNFEKQTGIHVKYDNYDSDDTLQAKLLAGSSGYDIVVPTSNYMAKQIQAGVYQKLDKSKLPNLSNLDPTLMKMISDADPGNQYGVPWAFGTDGIGYNVQAVKKALGENAPVDSWALVLDPANLSKLKGCGVSFLDQAVDVFAATLQYMGRNPNSTNPADYQAAFDVLKKVRPYITQFNSSGYINDLANNDVCVALGWSGDVGIAHRRSAEAKRSYDIKFSNPKEGGLLWFDVMVIPKDAPHAEAALKWINYIEDPKVNAAITNEVFYPTANRAARQFVVPGVAQDPTVYPPEDVLKKMTLMRPMPADILRLENRLWAQLKTGH; the protein is encoded by the coding sequence ATGAGTGTGAGCCATCTTCGTCATGCGGTCGCGCGCGCTGCGTTCGTCGCGCTCGCCGGTGCGTCGGCCTTGTCCGTTCCGGCCGCGCAGGCGGCCGGGGTCGAGCTGAACGTCTACAACTGGTCCGACTACATCGCGAAGGACACGATCCCGAACTTCGAGAAGCAGACGGGCATCCACGTCAAGTACGACAATTACGACAGCGACGACACGCTGCAGGCGAAGCTGCTCGCGGGCAGCTCCGGCTACGACATCGTCGTGCCCACGTCGAACTACATGGCCAAGCAGATTCAGGCGGGCGTCTATCAGAAGCTCGACAAGTCGAAGTTGCCGAATCTGTCGAACCTCGATCCGACGCTGATGAAGATGATCTCCGACGCCGATCCGGGCAATCAGTACGGCGTACCCTGGGCGTTCGGCACCGACGGCATCGGCTACAACGTGCAGGCGGTGAAGAAGGCGCTCGGCGAAAACGCGCCCGTCGACAGCTGGGCGCTCGTGCTCGATCCGGCGAACCTGTCGAAGCTGAAGGGTTGCGGCGTGTCGTTCCTCGATCAGGCGGTCGATGTGTTCGCCGCGACGCTGCAATACATGGGCAGGAATCCGAACAGCACGAATCCGGCCGACTACCAGGCGGCGTTCGACGTGCTGAAGAAAGTCCGCCCGTACATCACGCAGTTCAACTCGTCCGGCTACATCAACGATCTCGCGAACAACGACGTGTGCGTCGCGCTCGGCTGGTCGGGCGACGTCGGCATCGCGCACCGCCGCTCGGCCGAAGCGAAGCGCTCGTACGACATCAAGTTCTCGAACCCGAAGGAAGGCGGCCTGCTGTGGTTCGACGTGATGGTGATTCCGAAGGACGCGCCGCACGCGGAAGCCGCGCTGAAATGGATCAACTACATCGAGGACCCGAAGGTCAACGCGGCGATCACGAACGAAGTGTTCTACCCGACCGCGAACCGCGCGGCGCGACAGTTCGTCGTGCCGGGCGTCGCGCAGGACCCGACCGTCTACCCGCCCGAAGACGTGCTGAAGAAGATGACGCTGATGCGGCCGATGCCCGCCGACATCCTGCGCCTCGAAAACCGCCTGTGGGCGCAACTGAAGACGGGACACTGA